A genomic segment from Dechloromonas denitrificans encodes:
- a CDS encoding MDR family oxidoreductase, whose protein sequence is MFKGILITKDDAGYRAEVQQIDEAVLPDGDVTVRVEWSTLNYKDGLAITGKSPVVRRFPMIPGIDFAGTVTQSSHPDWQAGDKVILNGWGVGETHCGGLAEVARVKGDWLVPLPKAFTTRQAMAIGTAGYTAMLCVLALEKHGIKPEDGEILVTGANGGVGSVAIALLARLGYTVVASTGRPAEAEHLKALGAETLIERSELAAPGKPIGKERWAGVVDTVGSHTLANACATTKYRGAVAACGLAGGMDFPATVAPFILRGVTLYGIDSVMAPRSVRQEAWDRLARDLDIGKLNSVTREIGLAEAIQVGAELLDGKVRGRVVVNLAQ, encoded by the coding sequence ATGTTCAAAGGCATTCTGATCACCAAGGATGACGCCGGCTACCGCGCGGAAGTACAACAGATCGACGAAGCCGTCTTGCCGGATGGCGATGTCACCGTGCGTGTCGAATGGTCCACGCTGAATTACAAGGATGGCCTGGCGATTACCGGAAAATCGCCCGTCGTGCGCCGTTTCCCGATGATCCCGGGAATCGATTTCGCCGGGACGGTGACACAGAGCAGCCACCCGGACTGGCAAGCGGGCGACAAGGTCATCCTCAACGGCTGGGGCGTGGGCGAAACCCACTGCGGCGGACTGGCTGAGGTAGCACGCGTCAAGGGCGACTGGCTGGTCCCCTTGCCGAAAGCCTTCACGACGCGTCAAGCCATGGCGATCGGCACTGCCGGCTATACCGCGATGCTCTGTGTCCTGGCCCTGGAAAAGCACGGCATCAAGCCGGAGGACGGTGAAATTCTGGTCACCGGTGCGAACGGCGGCGTCGGCAGCGTGGCCATCGCCCTGCTCGCCCGGCTGGGCTATACGGTCGTTGCCTCAACCGGCCGGCCGGCCGAGGCGGAACACCTGAAAGCGCTCGGTGCCGAAACCCTCATCGAACGCAGCGAACTGGCCGCACCGGGCAAGCCGATTGGCAAGGAACGCTGGGCCGGGGTGGTCGATACAGTCGGCAGCCACACGCTGGCCAATGCCTGTGCCACGACGAAATACCGCGGTGCAGTCGCTGCCTGCGGACTGGCGGGCGGCATGGATTTTCCGGCCACCGTGGCTCCTTTCATCCTGCGCGGCGTAACGCTCTACGGTATTGATAGCGTCATGGCACCGCGTTCTGTTCGCCAGGAAGCCTGGGACCGACTGGCTCGCGACCTTGATATTGGCAAGCTCAACAGCGTCACACGTGAAATCGGGCTGGCT
- a CDS encoding TetR family transcriptional regulator C-terminal domain-containing protein, translating into MPSSPPLPRRPRGRPARNGIGFADTRTLLIRRAIEMLTERGVSATALDDILKSAQVPKGSFYHYFASKDEFVAAALDAYADYFADKLDRHFLDVTRSPLARLAAFVDDACHGVARHDFCRGCLVGNLGQEVSTLDDKLRRRLEAIFNDWEQRLGTCLSAAVDAGELAAGSDCPALAHAFWVGWEGAILRARLLRSTAPMQAFFKLFQAALPRP; encoded by the coding sequence ATGCCTTCATCTCCCCCACTTCCGCGCCGTCCGCGTGGCCGCCCCGCTCGCAACGGCATTGGTTTTGCCGATACCCGGACGCTGCTCATCCGGCGGGCGATCGAAATGCTCACCGAACGCGGCGTCAGCGCAACGGCCCTGGATGACATCCTGAAATCGGCCCAGGTTCCGAAAGGCTCGTTCTATCACTACTTCGCCAGCAAGGACGAGTTCGTCGCCGCCGCGCTGGATGCCTATGCCGACTACTTCGCCGACAAGCTCGACCGGCACTTTCTGGATGTCACCCGCTCTCCACTGGCCCGTCTCGCCGCCTTCGTCGACGACGCCTGCCACGGCGTGGCGCGACACGATTTTTGCCGCGGCTGCCTGGTCGGCAATCTCGGCCAGGAAGTCAGTACGCTGGACGACAAGCTGCGCCGGAGGCTGGAAGCGATTTTCAACGACTGGGAACAGCGCCTCGGCACCTGCCTGTCGGCCGCCGTGGATGCCGGAGAACTGGCCGCCGGCAGCGATTGTCCGGCACTGGCCCATGCCTTCTGGGTCGGCTGGGAGGGCGCCATCCTGCGCGCCCGATTGCTGCGGTCAACTGCTCCAATGCAGGCTTTTTTCAAACTGTTCCAGGCCGCGCTGCCCCGGCCCTGA
- a CDS encoding FKBP-type peptidyl-prolyl cis-trans isomerase, translated as MQKMLTTGAAALLLAVSLSAQATPKEEKTASGIVITLLKEGEGASPKATDTVRVHYRGTLENGTEFDSSYRRGQPATFPLNRVIPCWTEGVQKLKIGGKAKLLCPSNLAYGSRGIPGTIPPDAPLIFEVELLEIAR; from the coding sequence ATGCAAAAAATGCTTACCACCGGCGCCGCTGCGCTGCTTCTCGCTGTTTCGCTGTCGGCTCAGGCGACGCCGAAAGAGGAAAAGACCGCCTCCGGTATCGTCATCACCCTGCTCAAGGAAGGCGAGGGCGCCAGCCCCAAGGCGACCGACACGGTCCGTGTGCATTACCGCGGTACACTGGAAAACGGCACCGAATTTGACAGTTCCTACCGTCGCGGCCAGCCGGCCACTTTTCCGCTGAACCGGGTTATCCCGTGCTGGACCGAGGGTGTGCAGAAGTTGAAAATCGGCGGCAAGGCCAAGCTGCTTTGCCCATCCAACCTGGCTTATGGCAGCCGTGGCATTCCGGGAACGATTCCGCCGGATGCGCCGTTGATTTTCGAAGTCGAGTTGCTGGAAATCGCCCGTTAA
- a CDS encoding VF530 family DNA-binding protein, which translates to MSETQANNPLHGITLEMILNQLVAHYGWEKLGQEIEIRCFNLDPSIASSLKFLRRTPWARERVESLYVHMLNVKARQN; encoded by the coding sequence ATGTCAGAAACGCAAGCCAACAACCCGCTGCACGGCATCACCCTGGAAATGATCCTCAACCAGCTGGTTGCCCATTACGGCTGGGAGAAGCTCGGTCAGGAAATTGAAATCCGCTGCTTCAACCTTGATCCGAGCATTGCCTCCAGCCTGAAATTCCTCCGCCGCACGCCCTGGGCGCGCGAGCGGGTCGAGTCGCTCTACGTTCACATGCTGAACGTCAAGGCCCGCCAGAACTGA